The following coding sequences are from one Paenibacillus sp. FSL R5-0912 window:
- a CDS encoding glycoside hydrolase family 43 protein yields MTTQLNQATGKVPPNGNPLVAHRYGADPYALVFGDRVYLYMTNDALEYDESGVVKENSYSSINTITVISSADLVNWTDHGAIAVAGPEGAAKWATQSWAPAAVHKVIGGKDKFFLYFANNASGIGVLSSDSPVGPWVDPIGEALILRSTPGVEDVTWLFDPAVLVDDDGKGYIYFGGGVPEGQFAEPGTARVMRLGEDMTSVVGTAEVIPAPFMFEDAGIHKRNGVYYYTYCSNFYDGERPEGSPPAGEIAYMTSDSPMGPWTYQRTILKNPGHFFGVSGNNHHAVFEFHDSWYIAYHAQTLSKAQGIANGYRSTHLNRLTHTEDGSIQEIQADYEGVQQLGTLNPYERIPAATLGWSAGVKTAFLTAGGEQVVTDIENGGWIGLSGVDFGSRGAETFLASVLGLEAGGVLELHLDEPAGPLAGKLSVPAANGAEWTELKTEVHGAVGVHSLYLVFTGASGKGLFKLAAWQFTAEA; encoded by the coding sequence ATGACAACTCAGCTGAATCAGGCTACCGGAAAGGTACCGCCTAACGGTAATCCGCTTGTAGCACACAGATACGGAGCTGACCCTTACGCCCTGGTATTCGGGGACAGAGTCTATCTGTACATGACCAACGACGCGCTGGAATATGATGAGAGCGGCGTGGTGAAAGAGAACTCTTACAGCAGTATCAATACCATTACCGTTATCTCTTCCGCCGACCTGGTCAACTGGACCGATCATGGCGCGATTGCCGTGGCCGGACCGGAAGGCGCAGCGAAGTGGGCTACCCAGTCCTGGGCACCGGCAGCGGTTCATAAGGTGATTGGCGGTAAGGACAAGTTCTTCCTGTACTTCGCCAATAATGCCAGCGGAATTGGGGTTCTGTCGAGTGACAGTCCGGTGGGGCCATGGGTTGACCCTATCGGGGAAGCGCTGATTCTGCGTTCCACGCCCGGGGTTGAAGATGTGACCTGGCTGTTCGACCCGGCCGTTCTGGTCGATGACGACGGCAAGGGCTACATTTACTTCGGAGGCGGTGTCCCGGAAGGGCAGTTCGCAGAGCCGGGCACAGCCCGGGTGATGAGACTGGGTGAGGATATGACCAGCGTAGTGGGTACTGCCGAAGTGATTCCGGCCCCGTTCATGTTCGAGGATGCCGGGATTCATAAGCGGAACGGTGTCTACTACTATACTTACTGCTCGAACTTCTATGACGGTGAACGGCCGGAGGGCAGCCCTCCTGCGGGAGAGATCGCCTATATGACGAGTGACAGTCCCATGGGTCCCTGGACTTATCAGCGGACGATCCTGAAGAATCCGGGACATTTCTTCGGAGTTTCCGGGAACAACCACCATGCGGTATTTGAATTTCATGACAGCTGGTATATTGCTTATCACGCTCAGACCTTGTCCAAGGCCCAAGGGATTGCGAACGGCTACCGCTCCACGCATCTTAACCGCCTGACTCATACTGAGGACGGTTCCATTCAGGAGATTCAAGCTGACTATGAGGGCGTGCAGCAGCTTGGCACACTGAATCCGTATGAACGCATTCCGGCGGCAACGTTGGGCTGGAGCGCAGGGGTGAAGACAGCATTCCTCACTGCGGGAGGAGAGCAGGTTGTAACGGATATTGAGAATGGCGGCTGGATCGGATTATCCGGAGTGGACTTCGGGAGCCGGGGAGCAGAGACGTTCCTGGCTTCGGTTCTGGGTCTTGAAGCCGGTGGTGTACTGGAGCTGCATCTCGATGAACCGGCAGGCCCGCTTGCCGGCAAACTGTCCGTGCCTGCAGCGAACGGGGCAGAATGGACGGAGCTGAAGACGGAGGTTCATGGAGCTGTAGGAGTGCATTCACTCTATCTGGTATTCACGGGCGCGAGCGGCAAGGGCTTGTTCAAGCTGGCAGCTTGGCAATTCACGGCAGAAGCATAA
- a CDS encoding AraC family transcriptional regulator yields MSVAFEDKPYPWKKEHTEIPEGLFPINVFHICFPDRSIIPPHWHDHLEWILITKGSFRVQVGPSSRELVEGELAFVGRPQIHAAYPTEEGSELYAVVYNEALLNGMRDLTELQHIRPLLSGEIRLPAFYSSDQPVTRRIRACIEQIVYSYQNKSPGYELCIKGGLFSSLGLAYPLAEFKAPPSKKDRQETGIQPLLIHLSNHFHEPLTVEEAARICCVTPNYFCHLFKKNTGKTLIEYVNMLRVYEACRLLQLHQYPVQEVAFRVGFSNLTYFGRIFKQNTSMTPSVYATRFKTRT; encoded by the coding sequence ATGAGTGTAGCTTTCGAGGACAAGCCTTATCCATGGAAAAAAGAGCACACGGAGATTCCCGAGGGCCTGTTTCCCATCAATGTGTTTCATATCTGCTTTCCGGACCGCAGCATCATTCCGCCTCATTGGCACGACCATCTCGAATGGATTCTAATTACCAAGGGCAGCTTCCGGGTGCAGGTCGGTCCTAGTTCCAGAGAACTTGTGGAAGGGGAGCTGGCCTTTGTCGGCCGGCCCCAGATCCATGCGGCCTATCCTACAGAAGAGGGCAGCGAGCTGTATGCAGTCGTCTATAACGAAGCTCTGCTGAACGGGATGAGAGATCTTACCGAGCTTCAGCACATCCGGCCACTGCTCTCCGGCGAGATCCGGCTGCCCGCCTTTTATAGTTCGGATCAGCCGGTTACCCGGCGGATAAGAGCATGTATTGAACAGATCGTGTACAGCTATCAGAACAAAAGCCCGGGTTATGAATTATGTATCAAAGGCGGCTTGTTTTCTTCCCTGGGTCTTGCTTATCCCTTGGCAGAATTCAAAGCACCGCCTTCTAAAAAAGACCGTCAGGAGACAGGCATTCAGCCTTTGCTGATTCATCTTAGCAACCATTTCCATGAACCACTGACTGTGGAGGAAGCCGCCCGGATCTGCTGCGTGACCCCCAACTATTTCTGTCACCTGTTCAAGAAAAACACTGGAAAAACCTTGATTGAATATGTGAACATGCTGCGGGTATACGAAGCCTGCCGGCTGCTTCAGCTTCACCAGTATCCGGTTCAGGAGGTGGCCTTCCGGGTCGGATTCTCCAACCTGACGTATTTCGGACGAATATTCAAACAGAACACTTCCATGACTCCAAGCGTTTATGCTACCCGGTTCAAGACCCGGACTTAG
- a CDS encoding glycoside hydrolase family 43 protein translates to MNIATITNPVLWADVPDVDVIRVGPVFYMVSTSMHSMPGCPIMKSENLYDWEIVNYVYDTFEDHEAHRLEDGQGIYGSGSWAASLRYKDGVYYVCFSSNDMDQFYIYRTEDIEQGPWERSVIPGLHHDPALLLDEDNRNYVIYGNGDIRIKELTADLTAVKPSGTDLLLLEGEREDIGLRIEGCHAHKRNGYYYLFFIEWPRTGNQRRRQLCYRSRELLGPYEWRVVLDDDLGYQNNGVAQGGIIDTPDGDWYAVLFQDHGAVGRIPCVLPVSWEQDWPVIGENGEAPKVFQTKLPAGEPKPLVISDEFEYSSDRLALNWQWNHNPDNGLWSLTERPGYLRLRTGRTADSILRARNTLTQRTEGPACSAETLIDLSGMQTGDRAGLVALQNGYGTVEAAALEQGGFSVSMCVNSGDGFPQTVESIPFTGNRIYLRIDFNFKDGVDQAHFFYSADGAVWKAIGGTLHMKYTLDHFMGYRMGLFNYATGSSGGYADFDYFRYRRQG, encoded by the coding sequence TTGAATATCGCCACCATCACCAATCCTGTACTGTGGGCAGATGTCCCGGATGTGGATGTCATCCGGGTCGGCCCTGTGTTCTATATGGTCAGCACCAGTATGCACTCCATGCCGGGCTGTCCGATTATGAAGTCGGAGAATCTGTACGACTGGGAAATCGTGAATTATGTCTATGACACCTTCGAGGATCACGAGGCCCACCGGCTGGAAGACGGCCAAGGAATATATGGCAGCGGTTCTTGGGCGGCCTCCCTCCGTTATAAGGATGGGGTATACTATGTATGCTTCTCCTCCAATGATATGGACCAGTTCTATATCTACCGGACGGAAGACATCGAGCAGGGACCTTGGGAGCGTTCGGTCATTCCAGGACTCCATCATGACCCGGCTCTGCTGCTGGACGAAGATAACCGCAATTATGTGATCTATGGCAACGGGGACATCCGGATCAAGGAGCTGACAGCGGATCTGACGGCTGTGAAGCCCAGCGGAACGGATCTGCTGCTGCTGGAAGGCGAACGGGAAGACATCGGCCTGCGGATTGAAGGCTGTCATGCGCATAAGCGGAACGGCTATTATTATCTGTTCTTCATTGAATGGCCGAGAACCGGCAATCAGCGCAGACGCCAGCTATGCTACCGTTCCCGGGAGCTGCTGGGTCCTTACGAGTGGAGGGTTGTTCTGGATGATGATCTGGGCTACCAGAATAACGGTGTCGCGCAAGGCGGCATTATTGATACACCGGACGGAGACTGGTACGCAGTGCTGTTCCAGGATCATGGGGCTGTCGGGCGGATTCCCTGTGTCCTCCCTGTAAGCTGGGAGCAGGATTGGCCGGTGATCGGGGAGAATGGTGAAGCGCCTAAAGTGTTCCAGACGAAGCTACCTGCGGGTGAGCCGAAACCGCTGGTGATCAGCGATGAGTTCGAATACAGCAGCGACCGGCTGGCGCTGAACTGGCAGTGGAACCATAATCCTGACAACGGGCTATGGTCGCTCACCGAGCGGCCGGGTTATCTGCGGCTGCGCACCGGACGCACAGCAGACAGCATCCTGCGGGCGCGCAATACGCTGACCCAGCGGACGGAGGGTCCGGCATGCAGTGCGGAGACCCTGATTGACCTCTCAGGCATGCAGACCGGCGACAGGGCAGGGTTGGTTGCCCTGCAGAACGGGTACGGGACGGTCGAGGCTGCCGCCTTGGAGCAGGGCGGCTTCAGCGTGAGCATGTGCGTTAACAGCGGTGACGGCTTCCCGCAGACGGTGGAGAGTATTCCATTCACCGGCAACAGGATATATCTCAGAATCGATTTTAATTTCAAAGATGGCGTGGACCAGGCCCATTTCTTCTATTCGGCGGACGGGGCGGTCTGGAAGGCTATTGGCGGGACGCTTCATATGAAATATACGCTGGATCATTTCATGGGCTACCGGATGGGCTTGTTCAATTATGCAACCGGGTCATCCGGCGGTTATGCCGATTTCGATTATTTCCGTTATCGCAGGCAGGGCTAA